CGTTGGGGGTCGGCATCAAGTCCGCCCGCCGCAGCGCGAAGCGCGCGGGTGAGGCGGGCTTGGCGCTGTCCAAGCACGCCGCGGAGCTGGCCGAGCAGGAACTCGCCAGTCGGGGCATCTCGACCGAGGAGCTGCAGGAACGGCTCCTGCAACGCGCCACCGGGATGTCCCGCGAGGAGATCGCCAAGCTCAGCCGCAAGGCGCGCAAGAAGTGGGAGAAGAAGGCGGCCGCGTCCCGCAAGCAGCTCGCCAAGAACACCGAGGCGGCCCGCAAGGAGCTGGCCGCGCGGATCAGCCCGGCCAAGCCGAAGCGCCGCAAGTGGCCGTGGGTGCTGCTGGTGCTGGCCGGGCTGGGGGCGGCCGTGGCGGTGGCGTTCTCCCGCCGCCCGGAGGAGCTGCCGGTCGCCTCCGCCGACAACGACTTCACCCGGCGGGACACCCCGGCCCGCCACCGCGCGGAGCGGCCCGAGGTGCCGGCCCACACCGACGGCCTGCACCCCACCCCGGAACGCTCCCACTGAGCCGAGGACGGGCACCTGTCGCCCGGCGGCGGCAGGTGCCCCCCCCCCCCCCCCCCCCGCAGCCGCTGTGTCGTGGATCACCTCGGCCCGAGCGGTGCGCGGGGCCAGGATGCTGGCATGGACGCACCGACGAGCTTCGACCTGAGCGCCACCACCGACGTGGCCGCACCCGCGGAGGAGGTCTACCGGATCGCCAGCGACATCACTCGGATGGGCGAGTGGAGCCCCGAGTGCGTGGGTGGCGAGTGGATCTCCGGCGAGCCGGGCACCGTCGGTGCCCGGTTCCACGGGCACAACCGGCACCGCGACGACACCTGGACCACCGAGTGCGAGGTGGTCGCCGCCGAACCGGGCCGCCGGTTCGCCTGGGCGGTGCTCTCGTACTCCCCCACCCCGGACAACTCGGTGTGGTCGTTCGAGGTCGAACCGACCGGCGCCGGGTGCTCGCTGACCCAGCGGTTCCGGATGAAGAGCCCGCCGAGCCGGTTGCTGGCGATACGCGACGCGCTGCCACCGGAGAAGGCCGCCACGTTCCTGGAGTTCCGCCGCGGACGCCTGGAGCAGGCGATGCAGCAGACGGTGGACCGGATCAAGGCCGCAGCCGAGGCGCGGTGACGTGCGACCTGGTCGCGGGCGGCGGTCTGCCGCTCGCGGTCAGGTCTCGCGGGCGGGCTCGGGGGCGGTGCGCTCCGACGACGCCACCTCGGGGCGCCCGACCACCGCGGCGCCGAGCGCGCCCAGCGCGCCGACCGCGGCGAAGGCGTAGAAGCCCCACGGGTAGGCGATGCCCGCGGTGAGCATCGCGCCGCCGAGCAGCGGGCCGCAGATCGCGCCGATGCGCCCGATCCCGGCCGACCAGCCGAGGCCGGTCGCCCGGTTCGCCGCCGGGTAGACGCGGCCGATGTAGGCGTACACGAGCACCTGCGAGCTGAACACGAAGCACCCGGCGACCAGCACCGCGACGTGCACGCCGATGCCGGGCAGCTTGATGCTCAACGCCGCGAGCAGCACCGCCGACGCCGCGAACCAGGTGATCGTGGACGGCCGCACCCCGAGCCGGTCGGCCGCCACACCGGCGACCAGCAGCCCGATCACCGCGCCGACGTTCAGCGTCAGCAGCAGCCCCAGCGCCGCGCCGAGCGGGTACCCGGCGGACTTCATGATCTGCGGCAGCCAGGTGTTGAGCCCGTAGACCAGCAGCAGCCCCATGAACGAGGTGACCCAGAAGGCGAGGGTGGCGCGGGCGAACCCGCCGCGGAACAGCGAGGCCACCGCGTCCGCCCCACCGCTGAGCCCGCGCTCCCGCTCGGCGCGCTGGAACGACTCGGACTCGGGCAGGTGGCGCAGCATGAGCGGCACCAGCACCAGCGCCGGGGCCGCGCCGAGCACGAACATCGCGCGCCACCCCAGGCTCGGCAGCACCGCGATCCCGAGCAGCGCGGTGAGCACCGCCCCGACGTGGTAGCCGGTCATGATCGTGGTGGTGGCGCTGCCGCTCCGGCCGGTGCGGGCGTGCTCGGTGACCAGCGCGATCGCGGTCGGCAGGCAGCCCCCGAGGCCGAGCCCGGCGAGGAACCGCAGCAGGCCGAACACCAGCACCGAGGGCGCGACCGCGCACAGCGCGGTGAACAGGGAGAAGCTGGACACGGCGAAGATCAGCGCCTGGCGCCGGCCGATGACGTCGGTGACCGTCCCGATGGCCAGCGCACCGAGGGTCATCCCGACCAGCCCCGCGGTCGACACGACGGACGCGCTGGCGGCGGTCAGCCCCCACTGCTGCGAGTCGAGCAGCACCGGGAGCACGCTGCCGAGCACGACGAGGTCGAACCCGTCCAGCAGCACGGCGGTCCAGCACAGCGGCAGCACCCACCGGTTCCGGCCCGTGTCGAGACGCCCGGCCATCGACCGACCTCCTCGTTGCGTTGCGACGTGGTGCGGGGATGGTGCCCGCTCGGACGCCCCGGCTCACCCTCGTCTTCCATCAGATGGAAGGGAAAGTTCCCGCTTCTCCGGTACTTGCCGCCGTGAAGAAGTGAATGTACATTCACTCACCATGGGCGGTTCGAGATCGACGGCCGAGGAGCGCCGGCGGGCGGTCATCCGCAGCGCGGTGACCGTGTTCGCGCGGTCCGGGTACACCACGAGCCCGGTCACCCAGGTGGCCGAGCACGCGGGGATCTCCTCCGCGTACGTCATGAAGCTCTTCCCGCGCAAGGTCGACCTCTTCGTCGCCGCGATCGAGGACTGCTACGACCGGATCGTCGACACCCTCGAGCGAGCCGTGGACCGGACAGCGACGACCGCCGACGTCCTCGACCGCATGGGGGCGCGCTACGCCGAGCTGATCGGCGACCGCGACCTGCTCCTGCTCCAGGTGCAAGCCCTGGCGTCGACCCAGGTCCCGGAGGTGGCGGCCGCGGTCCGCGCCGGCTGCGCCCGGATCACCGACCTGGTGATGTCCCAGGCCGGAGCGACCGCCGACCAGGCGCAGGAGTTCCTCGCCCGGGGCCAGCTCTGCCACCTGCTCACCGCGATCGACGCCTTCGCCACGGACGAGCCCTGGGCGAAGGCGCTCACCGCGGGGATCCGCCACCACCCCTGACACCTGCCGCCGGCAGCACGGCGGTGGGTCGTGCTGCCCGCGAAAGTGAATGACCAGTCACTCACGAGAGGAGAACGACCATGTCACTGCACGTCGTGCTCGGCGCCGGTCCCGCGGGGACCACCATCGTGCGCGAGCTGCTCGCGCGGGGCCTCCGCGTCCGCCACGTCAACCGCGGCCCGATCCCGGACGCACCGGCCGAGGTGGAGGTCGTGGAGGCCGACGTCTCCGACCCCGCCCGCGCGATCGCGGCGACCGAGGGGGCCGCGGTGGTCTACCACGCGGTCAACGTCCCGTACCACCAGCAGGTCGAGTTGATGCCGGGCATCGGCGAGAGCGTGCTCGCGGCGGTGTCCCACCACGGCGCGCGGCTCGTGGTGCTCGACACGCTCTACCCCTACGGCGAAGCCGACGGGGTGGCGATCACCGAGAACACGCCCTGGGCGGCCACGAGCCGCAAGGGCCGGATGCGCGCGGCGCTGGACCGGGCCTACCTGGACGCCCACCGGACCGGGCGGGCCGAGGTGGTCCTCGGTCGCTCCGCGGACTTCTACGGCCCCAGGGTCCTGCTCTCCACCCTGGGCGCCACGTTCTTCCCGGCGGCCCTCACCGGCGAGCCCGTGCTCGCCTTCGGCGACACGAGCCTGCCGCACAGCTACACGTACCTGCCGGACGTGGCCCAGGCCCTGGTCGACCTCGGCACCGCCCCCTCCGACGCGACGGGCCGGGTGTGGCACGTGCCGACGGTCCCGGCGGTCAGCACGGACCAGGTCCACGCGGTGGTCGAGGAGCTCACCGGCATCCCGGTGACCAAGGAGGTGCTCACCGAACCGGTCCCGGCCGGACCGTTCGACGCCCGCTTCATGGCGGAGTACGCGGAGCTGTTCTACCAGCACCGCATCCCGCAGAACATGGTGTCGACGGCCTTCGAGACCCGCTTCGGCCGCCGACCGACCCCGCTCCGCGAGGGCCTCCGCGCCACCCTCGACTGGTACCGGACCCGGCTCTGATCGAGGAGGGCCGCGCCGCGGCGACCGCTCAGCGCCCGAGCAGGCGTTCGCTGACGTCCCAGGGGCGCCGGGCGGACTTCGGGTCGAGGGCTTCGGGGCGCCCGCTACCGCGCGCGGACCGCCGCGCCGGCGGGTCAGGAGGACCCGCACGCCGCCGCCGTCCCGTGACGCGGGCTCCCCCAGCAGCCACCGGCGATGGCCCCTGAACACGCAGAACGCCCCGTCACCGGACGGGGCGTTCAGCGGTGGTCGTGTCGAGTGGAGACGAGGGGAATCGAACCCCTAACCCCCGCCTTGCAAAGGCGGTGCTCTGCCAATTGAGCTACGTCCCCGGGGTTGTCGCTGCTCCTGCCGGACCCCTCGTCGGGCGGCGGCACTCGCGACGAGAACAGCCCGGTCGGCGAGACCGGACCGGGCTGGTTCGAGTGGTTCGCCGGGCGATCAGGCCTCGGCGGTGGCCTCACGCCAGAGGTCGGCCTCGGCCTTGGCCGCACGGTTGCGCCGGACGACGAACAGGACGACTCCAGCAACTGCGGCGAGTGCGAGCAGCTTCTTCACTTCCGGTCGCCTCCTAGCACGCGGCGCGCAGCCCGTGATGTCTCGGGATGTCTGGGTTTCCAGTGGGCCTAGAAGGACTTGAACCTTCGACCTCTTCGTTATCAGCGAAGCGCTCTAACCGCCTGAGCTATAGGCCCTTGTTGTGGTTCAAAGACTACATGACGCCTCGGGACGCCTGAACCGGGGGGTGGTCTTCCACCCGGTGGGGCGTGGCGGTCCCGGCCCCGGGGACCGGAACCGCCACGTCAGGCCGCCTCATTCCCGCTCGGACAGGGTGATCTCGACGCCACCGGCGAAGTCGGCCGCCACGTTGTAGATGAACGCGGCCACCGTCGCCAGCGCGGTCACCAGCACGATGTTGATCGCACCGATGATCGAGGCCACACCGAACACGCGGCCCGCGCTGATCAACGGCTCGGCCGCCGCGTCGTCCGGCTGGGTCAGCTCGCTGAAGGTGCCGTTGAGCTGCTCCCACACGCCCATGCCGTCGAGCACGCCGTACAGCACCGCCACCGCGATCATCCAGACGAAGAACAGCGCGACGCTGAGCACCAGCGCCAGCTTCAGCACCGACCACGGGTCCACCCGCTTGACCTGCAGGCTGGCCCGCCGCGGCCCCCGGCTGGGGCGCCGCGCCGACGGTGCCGCCCCGCCGCGCACGGGGCCCGCGGCACCGGTGCCGGCGGGACCGGTGAACGACACCGTGGTCCGGCCGGACTGCGGCACCTTGGTGCGCACCGTCTCCTGGTCGGCGACCTGCTTCGGGATGGTCTGCGTGTCGTCGACCTCCGGCGCGGGCCCGCTGTCCGACGGACCGTCCGATGCGGACGACTCAGGTGTGTCCGAACCGGACGCCGCGGCCGACGCGCGCTGCCACGGCGGCGGTGCCTCGGTGCCGTTGAGCTGTTCCCCGCTGCTGCTGGTGGACTCCTCCTCCGAGTCGGAGCCGGTGTCCACCGCGGTGGTGCTGTCGACTGTCTGCGTGCTGGCCGAGGCCTGGTCCGCGTCCTGCTGCGGGCCCGAGGACTCCGGCTTCTCGGAAGGTGTCACGAGCGATCCTTCGGTGATCGTCGGTGGTGTGCGGCGTGGTCTCCCACAGTGTTACTTCGACTGCTCCGGCCCCGCAGCGTCCGGGTCAGCGGCCTCGTCGGCGTTGCGCGCGATGGCCACCAGCGTGGTCCCCTCGTCGAGGTTCATCAGACGAACCCCCTTCGTCTGCCTGCCGGCCTTGCGCACCTCCTTGGCGGTCGTCCGGATGACACCACCGGTCGAGGTGATCGCGTAGAGCTCGTCGTCGATGTCGACGATGAGCGCCCCCACAAGCCTGCCACGCTTGCTGTCGTGCTGGAGAGTCAGCACACCCTTCCCGCCACGCCCCTGCACGGGGTAGTCGTCGATCGGGGTGCGCTTGGCGTAACCGCCGTCGGTGGCCACCAGGACGAACCGGTTCGGGCGCACCACGCCCATGGCCAGCAGCTCGTCGCCGTCGTTGAACCGCATGCCCAGCACACCCGAGGTGGCGCGGCCCATCGGCCGCAGCGCCTCGTCGGTGGCGTGGAACCGGATCGACTGACCCTCGGCCGAGACCAGCAGCAGGTCGTCGTCGGCGGAGCAGAGCACCGCACCGACCAGCTCGTCGTCCTCCTTCAGGTTGACGCCGATGAGACCACCCGATCGGTTGGAGTCGAAGTCGGTCAGCCGGGACTTCTTCACCAGGCCCTTCTTGGTGGCCAGCACCAGGTACGGGGCCGCGGTGTAGTCCTTGATCTGCATGACCTGGGCGATGTGCTCGTCCGGCTGGAACGCCAGCAGGTTCGCCACGTGCTGGCCGCGCGCGGTGCGGTTGGCCTCCGGCAGCTCGTAGGCCTTCGCGCGGTAGACCCGACCCTTGTTGGTGAAGAACAGGATCCAGTCGTGGGTCGAGCAGACGAAGAAGTGCGACACGATGTCGTCCTGCTTCAGCTGCGCGCCCTGGACGCCCTTGCCGCCGCGCTTCTGCGCCCGGTACAGGTCGGTGCGGGTCCGCTTCGCGTAACCGGTGCGGGTGATGGTGACGACCACGTCCTCGACGGCGATGAGGTCCTCCATGGACACCTCGCCGTCGTACGGGACGATCTTGGTGCGCCGGTCGTCGCCGTACTTGTCGACGATCTCCATCAGCTCGTCGCGGATGATCCGCCGCTGCCGCTCCGGCTTGTCGAGGATGTCCTTGAGGTCCTCGATCTCGCGCTCGATCTCGGCCAGCTGGTCGACGATCTTCTGCCGCTCCAGGGCGGCCAGGCGGCGCAGCTGCATCTCGAGGATGGCGTTGGCCTGGATGTCGTCGACGTCGAGCAGCTCGATCAGGCCGGTGCGCGCGTCGTCCACCGTGGGCGAGCGCCGGATCAGGGCGATGACCTCGTCCAGCATGTCCAGCGCCTTGACCAGACCGCGCAGGACGTGGGCCCGCTCCTCGGCCTTCCTCAGCCGGAACCGGGTGCGCCGGACGATGACGTCGACCTGGTGCTTGATGTAGTACCGGACGACCTGGTCCAGCCGCAGCGTGCGCGGCACGCCGTCGACCAGCGCCAGCATGTTGACGCCGAAGGTGGTCTGCAGCTGGGTGTGCTTGTAGAGGTTGTTCAGCACCACCTTGGGGATCGCGTCGCGCTTGAGCGTGATGACGATCCGCATCCCCCGCCGGCTGTTGGACTCGTCGGCGATGTCCGAGATGCCGGTGATCTTGCCTTCCCGGTGCATCGAGGCGATGGTCTCGATGAGGTTGTCCGGGTTGACCTGGTACGGCAGCTCGGTGACGACCAGCGTGGTGCGCCCCTTGCTGTCCTCCTCGACGTCGACGACGGCCCGCATCTTGATGGAGCCGCGGCCGGTCCGGTAGGCGTCGGCGATCCCGCTGCCGCCGAGGATCAGGCCGTGGGTCGGGAAGTCCGGGCCCTTGATCCGCTCCATCAGCGCGTCGAGCAGCTGGTCGTCGTCGGCCTCGGGGTGCTCCAGCGCCCAGACGACGCCGTCGGCGACCTCGCGCAGGTTGTGCGGCGGGATGTTGGTGGCCATCCCGACCGCGATCCCGCCACCGCCGTTGACCAGCAGGTTCGGGAACCGCGACGGGAGCACGTCGGGTTCCTGGGTGCGCCCGTCGTAGTTGTCGGAGAAGTCGACGGTGTCCTCTTCGATGTCGGCGAGCATGTGCATCGCCAACGGGGCCAGCCGCGACTCGGTGTACCGCATGGCCGCGGCCGGGTCGTTGCCGGGCGAACCGAAGTTGCCCTGCCCGTCGATCAGCGGGTGGCGCATCGACCACGGCTGGGCCAGCCGGACGAGCGTGTCGTAGATCGCCGAGTCACCGTGGGGGTGGTAGTTCCCCATCACGTCGCCGACCACGCGCGAGCACTTCACGTACCCGCGGTCCGGGCGGAAGCCCGAGTCGTACATCGCGTACAGCACGCGCCGGTGCACCGGCTTGAGCCCGTCGCGCACGTCCGGCAGGGCGCGCGCGACGATGACGCTCATCGCGTAGTTGATGTAGGAGTTCTGCATCTCCTGCTGGAGTTCGACCGGTTCGACCCGGCCGTGTTCCGGCGGCAGGATGTCCGTCATGCTCGTCCCTTGCTCATTCCGTCAGAGTTGAGTGGTGGCCCGCGCGCGTCGGCGTCACACGTCGAGGAAGCCGGCGTCCTTGGCGTTGCGGGTGATGAACGAGCGCCGCGCCTCGACGTCCTCGCCCATGAGCACGCTGAACAGCTCGTCCGCGGTCGCCGCGTCGTCCAGCGACACCTGGAGCAGCAGGCGGGTCTCCGGGTTCATCGTGGTTTCCCACAGCTCGTCGGCGTTCATCTCGCCGAGACCCTTGTAGCGCTGGATGCCGTCGTCCTTCGGCAGCTTCTTGCCTGCGGCGGCACCCGCTTCCAGCAGCGCGTCGCGCTCGCGGTCGCTGTAGGCGTACTCCGGCTCGGAACGCGGCCACTTGATCTTGTACAGCGGCGGCTGCGCGAGGAACACGTGGCCGTTCTCGATCAGCGGGCGCATGAACCGGAACAGCAGGGTGAGCAGCAGGGTCCGGATGTGCTGGCCGTCGACGTCGGCGTCGGCCATGAGCACGATCTTGTGGTACCGCAGCTTGGACAGGTCGAACTCGTCGTGGATGCCGGTGCCCAGCGCGGTGATGATCGCCTGGACCTCGTTGTTCTTGAGGACCTTGTCGATCCGCGCCTTCTCCACGTTGATGATCTTGCCGCGCAGCGGCAGGATCGCCTGGAACCGCGACTCGCGGCCCTCCTTGGCGGAGCCGCCCGCGGAGTCACCCTCGACGATGTAGAGCTCGCACTCGTCCGGGTTGTTGGACTGGCAGTCCTTCAGCTTGCCCGGCAGGCCGCCGATGTCCATCGCGCTCTTGCGCCGCACCAGCTCCTTGGCCTTGCGCGCGGCCACCCGCGCCTGCGCCGAGGAGACCGCCTTGTTGACGATCACCTTGGCCTCGGCCGGGTTGCGCTCGAACCAGTCCGTCAGCCACTCGAAGGCGGTGGTCTGCACGAACGACTTGACCTCGGTGTTGCCCAGCTTGGTCTTGGTCTGGCCCTCGAACTGCGGCTCGCGGACCTTCACCGACACGATCGCGGCCAGGCCCTCGCGGACGTCGTCACCGGTGAGGTTGCCGTCCTTGTCCTTGATGAGCCTCTTGTCCCGCGCGTAGGCGTTGACCACGCGGGTCAGCGCGGAGCGGAAGCCCTCCTCGTGGGTGCCGCCCTCGTGCGTGTTGATGGTGTTCGCGAAGGTGTAGACCGACTGGTTGTAGCCGGAGTTCCACTGCATCGCGATCTCCAGCTCGTGCCCCTCGCCGGAGGCGCTGAAGGACACCACCTTCTTGTGGATGGGCTCCTTGGTGGCGTTGATGTGCCGGACGAAGTCCTCCAGACCGCCCGGGTAGTGGAAGGTGCGCTCCTTGACGCGGGCGGTGGCGCCGCTGGCGTCCTCGCCGGCCTCGTCCTCCTCCGCGACCCGCTCGTCGCGCAGGATGATGGTCAGGCCCTTGTTCAGGAACGCCATCTCCTGCAGGCGGCGCGCGACCGTCTCGGCGTTGTACCGGGTGGTCTCGAAGACCTTCGGGTCCGCCCAGAAGGTGATGCTGGTGCCGGTCTTGTCGGTCTTCTCCCCGCGCTCGACCGGGGCGACCGGCTTGGAGTCCTCGTAGCGCTGGCGCCACACGTACCCGCCGGTGTGGATCTCGGCCTCCAGCGCCGTGGACAGCGCGTTGACCACCGAGACGCCGACACCGTGCAGACCACCGGAGACCGCGTAGGCACCGCTGTCGAACTTGCCGCCCGCGTGCAGCACGGTGAGCACGACCTCGAGGGTCGGCTTCTTCTCCACCGGGTGCATGTCCACGGGGATGCCGCGGCCGTCGTCGACCACGCGCACGCCGCCGTCCGCGAGCAGGGTCACCTCGACCGTCGTCGCGTACCCGGCCATCGCCTCGTCGACCGAGTTGTCCACGACTTCCCACACGAGGTGGTGCAGACCGCGTTCACCGGTCGAACCGATGTACATGCCCGGACGCTTGCGGACGGCCTCAAGGCCCTCAAGAACGGTGATGGACGAAGCGTTGTATTCGCTCTTCTTCGGTGCCACGGGCCTCGAAATCTCCTTGAGCCGACTGTGCTGTCAGGGTGATCGGTGATGCCGGTTCGAACGCGCCCCGTTCCGCACCGCTGACCACTTCGGGGCGACTCCTCCTGCTGGCGCTGCGACCGGCTGCCCGGCCGGTGCCGCGCACCACGCCGATGCGCTGTCTGGCGCGCGCCTCGGCCACACCCGTTCCGATTCTACTGGTCTCCCCGGACAGAAGTGGGGCAAGGACACCCCTGACTTGCTCACAGAGCGGAGAACTCGGATCGGGCCACCATCCGAGAGCCGCGAGACGGCCTCGGGAGACCTCGGCGGCCGTCGGCCGCTCGTCCGGCGACCTCCTCGCCGGGGCCTGGTCAGCGGCGCTAACCGTAGGTGTCGCGCGGGCCGCGCCCGGAGACGTGCCGCGGGCCGTGCCGCCAGCTGGGCGCGGCCGGCCCCTGCACCTTGATCCTACGGACCACGTCGCGCCCCACGCCGTCGCCGATCCGCTTGAGGATCTGCCGCTGGAGCAGGCGCAGCTGGGTGGCCCAGGCGGTGGACCGGGCCTGGACGGTGAGCTCGCCGTCCTTGAGGGCCACCGGCTTGGTGTGCTCGGCGACGTCGGCGCCCACCAGCGCGGGCCACTTGGCGAACACCTGGCCGCCGGCGAGGTGCTCGGTCCAGCCCCGCTCGCGGGCGATGCGGGCCGCCAGCCGGCCCAGCGGCTGCGGGTCCCGGTCGTCGGGACCAGGCCCTGACCAGCCACGACGTCGCCGCGGCCGGAACCCGCCGGTCTTCTTCCCGGCGTTCCCGCGCCGCGCGGCGGACTGCTCGCGGGCGGCCTGCAGGGCGGCGCGGGCCAGGTCCGGGCCGCTCAGTGCGGCCCCGTCACCCCCGACCGGTGCGGCACTCGATCGCGTCGAGTTGTCCACACCATCCACAGAGTTATCCCCAGGTGTGGGTAGATCCGCGGGCTGAGCGGCCCCGTCGGTCACTCTGGGTGAAGATGTCGGCCGCGTGCGGTCACTGGACACGTCGCACCTCGCCTTCGCGGACGTCGAATCGCGCACCGGTGAGCTCGGGCGGCACGTCCTCGGCCACCGCCGCGGTCACCAGCACCTGCTCCGCCCCGGCGACCAGTTCGGCCAGCCGGGCCCGCCGGCGCCGGTCCAGCTCGGCGAAGACGTCGTCCAGGACCAGCACCGGCTCCGCGCCATCCTCGGTGAGCAGGTGGTAGGAAGCCAGCCGCAACGCCAGCACGAACGACCACGATTCGCCGTGGCTGGCGTAGCCCTTGGCGGGCAGGTCGCCGAGCAGCAGTTCCAGGTCGTCGCGGTGCGGGCCGACCAGCGACACCCCGCGCTCGATCTCCTGCGGCCGGACCCGCTCCAGCTCGGCGAGCAGCGCCGCCTCCAGCTCCTCGACGTCGGCGGCCCGGCCCGTCGGCTCGCCGAGGCCCTCCGGCAGGGCGGCGCCGAGGCTGCTGCGGTAGCGCAGGTCGGCGACCCGCCCCGACGGCGCGGTGGCCTCCTCGGTGGCGGCGACCTCGGCGTAGGACCTGGTCACGTGGGGTGCGAG
This region of Saccharopolyspora hordei genomic DNA includes:
- a CDS encoding SRPBCC family protein, producing MDAPTSFDLSATTDVAAPAEEVYRIASDITRMGEWSPECVGGEWISGEPGTVGARFHGHNRHRDDTWTTECEVVAAEPGRRFAWAVLSYSPTPDNSVWSFEVEPTGAGCSLTQRFRMKSPPSRLLAIRDALPPEKAATFLEFRRGRLEQAMQQTVDRIKAAAEAR
- a CDS encoding MFS transporter, yielding MAGRLDTGRNRWVLPLCWTAVLLDGFDLVVLGSVLPVLLDSQQWGLTAASASVVSTAGLVGMTLGALAIGTVTDVIGRRQALIFAVSSFSLFTALCAVAPSVLVFGLLRFLAGLGLGGCLPTAIALVTEHARTGRSGSATTTIMTGYHVGAVLTALLGIAVLPSLGWRAMFVLGAAPALVLVPLMLRHLPESESFQRAERERGLSGGADAVASLFRGGFARATLAFWVTSFMGLLLVYGLNTWLPQIMKSAGYPLGAALGLLLTLNVGAVIGLLVAGVAADRLGVRPSTITWFAASAVLLAALSIKLPGIGVHVAVLVAGCFVFSSQVLVYAYIGRVYPAANRATGLGWSAGIGRIGAICGPLLGGAMLTAGIAYPWGFYAFAAVGALGALGAAVVGRPEVASSERTAPEPARET
- a CDS encoding TetR/AcrR family transcriptional regulator, coding for MGGSRSTAEERRRAVIRSAVTVFARSGYTTSPVTQVAEHAGISSAYVMKLFPRKVDLFVAAIEDCYDRIVDTLERAVDRTATTADVLDRMGARYAELIGDRDLLLLQVQALASTQVPEVAAAVRAGCARITDLVMSQAGATADQAQEFLARGQLCHLLTAIDAFATDEPWAKALTAGIRHHP
- a CDS encoding NAD-dependent epimerase/dehydratase family protein — encoded protein: MSLHVVLGAGPAGTTIVRELLARGLRVRHVNRGPIPDAPAEVEVVEADVSDPARAIAATEGAAVVYHAVNVPYHQQVELMPGIGESVLAAVSHHGARLVVLDTLYPYGEADGVAITENTPWAATSRKGRMRAALDRAYLDAHRTGRAEVVLGRSADFYGPRVLLSTLGATFFPAALTGEPVLAFGDTSLPHSYTYLPDVAQALVDLGTAPSDATGRVWHVPTVPAVSTDQVHAVVEELTGIPVTKEVLTEPVPAGPFDARFMAEYAELFYQHRIPQNMVSTAFETRFGRRPTPLREGLRATLDWYRTRL
- a CDS encoding DUF3566 domain-containing protein, which codes for MTPSEKPESSGPQQDADQASASTQTVDSTTAVDTGSDSEEESTSSSGEQLNGTEAPPPWQRASAAASGSDTPESSASDGPSDSGPAPEVDDTQTIPKQVADQETVRTKVPQSGRTTVSFTGPAGTGAAGPVRGGAAPSARRPSRGPRRASLQVKRVDPWSVLKLALVLSVALFFVWMIAVAVLYGVLDGMGVWEQLNGTFSELTQPDDAAAEPLISAGRVFGVASIIGAINIVLVTALATVAAFIYNVAADFAGGVEITLSERE
- the gyrA gene encoding DNA gyrase subunit A, with the translated sequence MTDILPPEHGRVEPVELQQEMQNSYINYAMSVIVARALPDVRDGLKPVHRRVLYAMYDSGFRPDRGYVKCSRVVGDVMGNYHPHGDSAIYDTLVRLAQPWSMRHPLIDGQGNFGSPGNDPAAAMRYTESRLAPLAMHMLADIEEDTVDFSDNYDGRTQEPDVLPSRFPNLLVNGGGGIAVGMATNIPPHNLREVADGVVWALEHPEADDDQLLDALMERIKGPDFPTHGLILGGSGIADAYRTGRGSIKMRAVVDVEEDSKGRTTLVVTELPYQVNPDNLIETIASMHREGKITGISDIADESNSRRGMRIVITLKRDAIPKVVLNNLYKHTQLQTTFGVNMLALVDGVPRTLRLDQVVRYYIKHQVDVIVRRTRFRLRKAEERAHVLRGLVKALDMLDEVIALIRRSPTVDDARTGLIELLDVDDIQANAILEMQLRRLAALERQKIVDQLAEIEREIEDLKDILDKPERQRRIIRDELMEIVDKYGDDRRTKIVPYDGEVSMEDLIAVEDVVVTITRTGYAKRTRTDLYRAQKRGGKGVQGAQLKQDDIVSHFFVCSTHDWILFFTNKGRVYRAKAYELPEANRTARGQHVANLLAFQPDEHIAQVMQIKDYTAAPYLVLATKKGLVKKSRLTDFDSNRSGGLIGVNLKEDDELVGAVLCSADDDLLLVSAEGQSIRFHATDEALRPMGRATSGVLGMRFNDGDELLAMGVVRPNRFVLVATDGGYAKRTPIDDYPVQGRGGKGVLTLQHDSKRGRLVGALIVDIDDELYAITSTGGVIRTTAKEVRKAGRQTKGVRLMNLDEGTTLVAIARNADEAADPDAAGPEQSK
- the gyrB gene encoding DNA topoisomerase (ATP-hydrolyzing) subunit B, which produces MAPKKSEYNASSITVLEGLEAVRKRPGMYIGSTGERGLHHLVWEVVDNSVDEAMAGYATTVEVTLLADGGVRVVDDGRGIPVDMHPVEKKPTLEVVLTVLHAGGKFDSGAYAVSGGLHGVGVSVVNALSTALEAEIHTGGYVWRQRYEDSKPVAPVERGEKTDKTGTSITFWADPKVFETTRYNAETVARRLQEMAFLNKGLTIILRDERVAEEDEAGEDASGATARVKERTFHYPGGLEDFVRHINATKEPIHKKVVSFSASGEGHELEIAMQWNSGYNQSVYTFANTINTHEGGTHEEGFRSALTRVVNAYARDKRLIKDKDGNLTGDDVREGLAAIVSVKVREPQFEGQTKTKLGNTEVKSFVQTTAFEWLTDWFERNPAEAKVIVNKAVSSAQARVAARKAKELVRRKSAMDIGGLPGKLKDCQSNNPDECELYIVEGDSAGGSAKEGRESRFQAILPLRGKIINVEKARIDKVLKNNEVQAIITALGTGIHDEFDLSKLRYHKIVLMADADVDGQHIRTLLLTLLFRFMRPLIENGHVFLAQPPLYKIKWPRSEPEYAYSDRERDALLEAGAAAGKKLPKDDGIQRYKGLGEMNADELWETTMNPETRLLLQVSLDDAATADELFSVLMGEDVEARRSFITRNAKDAGFLDV
- a CDS encoding DUF721 domain-containing protein — translated: MDGVDNSTRSSAAPVGGDGAALSGPDLARAALQAAREQSAARRGNAGKKTGGFRPRRRRGWSGPGPDDRDPQPLGRLAARIARERGWTEHLAGGQVFAKWPALVGADVAEHTKPVALKDGELTVQARSTAWATQLRLLQRQILKRIGDGVGRDVVRRIKVQGPAAPSWRHGPRHVSGRGPRDTYG